The Tenrec ecaudatus isolate mTenEca1 chromosome 7, mTenEca1.hap1, whole genome shotgun sequence genome window below encodes:
- the GPR6 gene encoding G-protein coupled receptor 6, which produces MNASASSLNESQVVAAAAEGAAAAATAAGAPDTSDWGPPAAATALGGGGPANASLELSSQLPAGPQGLLLSAVNPWDVLLCVSGTAIAGENALVVALIASTPALRTPMFVLVGSLATADLLAGCGLILHFVFQYLVPSETVSLLTVGFLVASFAASVSSLLAITVDRYLSLYNALTYYSRRTLLGVHLLLAATWTVSIGLGLLPVLGWNCLAERATCSVVRPLTRSHLALLSAAFFVVFGIMLHLYVRICQVVWRHAHQIALQQHCLAPPHLAATRKGVGTLAVVLGTFGASWLPFAIYSVVGSREDPAVYTYATLLPATYNSMINPMIYAFRNQEIQRALWLLFCGCFQSKVPFRSRSPSEV; this is translated from the coding sequence ATGAACGCGAGCGCCTCCTCGCTCAACGAGTCGcaggtggtggcggcggcggccgagggagcggcggcggcggccacgGCGGCGGGGGCGCCGGACACCAGCGATTGGGGACCTCCTGCCGCGGCGACTGCGCTGGGAGGCGGCGGCCCCGCTAACGCGTCGCTGGAGCTGTCGTCGCAGCTGCCCGCGGGGCCGCAGGGGTTGCTGCTGTCTGCGGTCAACCCGTGGGACGTGCTGCTGTGCGTGTCGGGGACTGCGATCGCGGGCGAGAACGCGCTGGTGGTGGCGCTCATCGCGTCCACCCCGGCGCTGCGCACGCCCATGTTCGTGCTGGTGGGCAGCCTGGCCACCGCCGACCTCCTGGCGGGCTGCGGCCTCATCCTGCACTTCGTGTTCCAGTACCTGGTGCCCTCGGAGACCGTGAGCCTGCTCACCGTGGGATTCCTCGTGGCCTCCTTCGCCGCCTCGGTCAGCAGCCTGCTGGCCATCACGGTGGACCGCTACCTGTCCCTGTACAACGCGCTCACCTACTACTCGCGCCGGACCCTCTTGGGCGTGCACCTCCTGCTGGCCGCCACCTGGACGGTGTCCATCGGCCTCGGGCTGCTGCCAGTGCTGGGCTGGAACTGCCTGGCCGAGCGAGCCACCTGCAGCGTGGTGCGCCCGCTGACGCGCAGCCACTTGGCGCTGCTCTCGGCCGCTTTCTTCGTGGTCTTCGGCATCATGCTGCACCTGTACGTGCGCATCTGCCAGGTGGTCTGGCGACACGCGCACCAGATCGCGCTGCAGCAGCACTGCCTGGCCCCGCCGCACCTCGCGGCCACCAGGAAGGGCGTGGGTACGCTGGCCGTGGTGCTGGGCACTTTTGGCGCCAGCTGGCTGCCCTTTGCCATTTACAGCGTGGTGGGCAGCCGCGAGGACCCAGCCGTCTACACCTATGCCACTCTACTGCCCGCCACCTACAACTCCATGATTAACCCCATGATCTATGCCTTCCGCAACCAGGAGATCCAGCGCGCCCTGTGGCTGCTGTTCTGTGGCTGTTTTCAGTCCAAAGTGCCCTTCCGCTCCAGGTCCCCTAGTGAGGTTTGA